One region of Fervidicoccaceae archaeon genomic DNA includes:
- a CDS encoding ABC transporter permease subunit: MSVPSGQDVLSYLEQIGTRSLLFNIGRTLLNTIAGFLISLAAAFISIALYYINDHAASLIEALNTFIQSVSALVWTLIFLLIFGLTSSLPPILVVAATSYPILLTVGLNGAKVVVEKFGDMARAMGARRRQLIEYFIFPGVLPYLASGSRAAIGNSLRISVVAEALGSSGGVGYMLVYCYNLGYKGGVFAWSIILIALMILVDLAILRQLERWFINWMS, from the coding sequence ATGTCAGTTCCCAGCGGACAGGATGTGCTGAGCTACCTTGAGCAGATAGGTACTAGGAGCCTTCTATTCAACATAGGCAGAACTCTCCTGAATACTATAGCCGGGTTCCTAATTTCTCTTGCAGCAGCATTCATTTCAATAGCGCTTTACTATATTAACGATCATGCAGCCTCTCTCATTGAGGCCCTAAACACATTTATTCAAAGCGTCTCTGCTCTCGTCTGGACTCTGATCTTCCTTTTGATCTTCGGGCTTACAAGCTCGCTTCCTCCTATTCTAGTTGTAGCAGCCACATCCTATCCTATATTGCTGACTGTGGGCCTCAATGGAGCAAAGGTTGTAGTCGAAAAGTTTGGAGATATGGCAAGAGCTATGGGTGCTAGAAGAAGGCAGCTGATTGAATATTTCATATTTCCTGGAGTTCTGCCATATTTGGCCAGCGGAAGCAGAGCCGCCATTGGGAACTCTCTAAGAATCAGTGTAGTTGCTGAAGCCCTTGGTAGCAGTGGAGGGGTTGGGTACATGCTTGTCTACTGCTACAATCTCGGATACAAAGGAGGAGTATTTGCTTGGAGCATCATACTAATAGCTCTGATGATATTGGTTGATTTGGCCATCCTAAGGCAATTGGAGAGGTGGTTCATCAATTGGATGAGCTAG